A region of Diospyros lotus cultivar Yz01 chromosome 3, ASM1463336v1, whole genome shotgun sequence DNA encodes the following proteins:
- the LOC127798388 gene encoding uncharacterized protein LOC127798388 isoform X1, translating into MTFDLLKINTQSLLNTPKSQQLRAERIRELEREKGRRMSYLLTTLMKKREVDSIIRDTIDKVLVLRFGRSTDHICLHLDDVLSKSVREVSKFATIAIVDIDSEDLQVYIKYFDITLIPSTVFFFNAHHMKMDSGSADHTKWIGSFQSKQDFIDVVEAIYRGAMKGKLIVTCPLPPERIPKFQLLYKDV; encoded by the exons ATGACATTTGATTTATTGAAA aTAAATACTCAATCGTTGTTGAATACTCCGAAGTCCCAACAGCTCAGAGCTGAGAGAATCAGagaactagagagagagaaaggcagAAGAATGAGTTATTTGTTGACAACACTTATGAAGAAGAGAGAGGTCGATTCCATCATCAGAGACACCATTGACAAAGTTCTCGTCCTTCGCTTTGGTCGATCCACCGACCACATTTGCCTCCACCTCGACGACGTC CTTTCAAAATCAGTGAGGGAGGTTTCCAAGTTCGCTACAATAGCTATTGTAGATATTGATTCAGAGGATCTTCAAGTCTATATCAAGTACTTTGACATCACCTTGATACCATCCACAGTTTTCTTCTTCAATGCTCATCACATGAAGATGGATTCAGG GAGTGCAGATCACACCAAGTGGATTGGCTCATTTCAGAGCAAACAGGACTTCATTGATGTTGTTGAG GCTATATATAGAGGGGCCATGAAAGGAAAGCTGATAGTGACTTGCCCCTTGCCCCCTGAGCGAATACCAAAGTTCCAATTGTTGTATAAAGATGTGTGA
- the LOC127798388 gene encoding uncharacterized protein LOC127798388 isoform X2, with amino-acid sequence MSYLLTTLMKKREVDSIIRDTIDKVLVLRFGRSTDHICLHLDDVLSKSVREVSKFATIAIVDIDSEDLQVYIKYFDITLIPSTVFFFNAHHMKMDSGSADHTKWIGSFQSKQDFIDVVEAIYRGAMKGKLIVTCPLPPERIPKFQLLYKDV; translated from the exons ATGAGTTATTTGTTGACAACACTTATGAAGAAGAGAGAGGTCGATTCCATCATCAGAGACACCATTGACAAAGTTCTCGTCCTTCGCTTTGGTCGATCCACCGACCACATTTGCCTCCACCTCGACGACGTC CTTTCAAAATCAGTGAGGGAGGTTTCCAAGTTCGCTACAATAGCTATTGTAGATATTGATTCAGAGGATCTTCAAGTCTATATCAAGTACTTTGACATCACCTTGATACCATCCACAGTTTTCTTCTTCAATGCTCATCACATGAAGATGGATTCAGG GAGTGCAGATCACACCAAGTGGATTGGCTCATTTCAGAGCAAACAGGACTTCATTGATGTTGTTGAG GCTATATATAGAGGGGCCATGAAAGGAAAGCTGATAGTGACTTGCCCCTTGCCCCCTGAGCGAATACCAAAGTTCCAATTGTTGTATAAAGATGTGTGA